The following proteins come from a genomic window of Actinomarinicola tropica:
- a CDS encoding S-layer homology domain-containing protein — MPFSSRPHPRRRLLAFLLASALLSAGLTLGPTPEPASAACAARSTRLGGTIQGQDGRYMWVMLGLEYFDAAGRRLDANGCVMPTGQYSDLYRINRNMMSGHGSSTSDGGRFTKNWSIQVPNNAATVWIEAYPRTNDPYEAVSTERYGHAMRRAVPLPNTNLDIRMPLNCGVQGDNGVVGQNGSIAGRLVVNGRPVDVPNIHAWNVDPNTSNPIWGWGDSPRNSRGNGYYRVESLAPNQHYTVWMIDGNGHIRKSPPLWVAPCQETVWEVVEGADVLYLDWFAGFVDARASAFYGGALAWLRGNGLTTGISPGVYAPNNASTRAEVVTFMWRVQGEPARSRPHGFVDVVGNPFYERALRWAAADGLTTGVGGSNRFDPNGQVTRGELVTFLHRLAGRPGGHPSTGFVDVRPGAFYDAAVRWASARGLTTGVGGSNRFEPDRPVTRAEIAVFLWRFKNQPAPPNPGDAVNCTSFTRWSEAKAWHDIYSPRWGDVAGLRSGGTVCPSLPGAPLR, encoded by the coding sequence ATGCCGTTCTCGTCCCGCCCCCACCCCCGCCGCCGGTTGCTCGCCTTCCTCCTCGCGTCGGCCCTCCTCTCCGCCGGGCTCACGCTCGGCCCGACCCCCGAGCCCGCGAGCGCGGCCTGCGCCGCCCGGTCGACCCGGCTCGGCGGCACTATCCAGGGCCAGGACGGCCGCTACATGTGGGTCATGCTCGGCCTCGAGTACTTCGACGCCGCCGGGCGCCGCCTGGACGCCAACGGGTGCGTCATGCCGACCGGGCAGTACTCCGACCTGTACCGGATCAACCGCAACATGATGAGCGGACACGGCAGCTCGACGAGCGACGGCGGCCGGTTCACCAAGAACTGGTCGATCCAGGTCCCGAACAACGCCGCGACGGTCTGGATCGAGGCCTACCCCCGCACGAACGACCCCTACGAGGCGGTGTCCACCGAGCGCTACGGCCACGCCATGCGGCGCGCGGTGCCGCTGCCGAACACCAACCTCGACATCCGCATGCCGCTCAACTGCGGGGTGCAGGGCGACAACGGCGTCGTGGGGCAGAACGGCTCGATCGCCGGGCGACTCGTCGTCAACGGCCGACCGGTCGACGTGCCGAACATCCACGCGTGGAACGTCGACCCGAACACGTCCAACCCGATCTGGGGGTGGGGCGACTCGCCACGCAACTCCCGTGGCAACGGCTACTACCGGGTCGAGAGCCTGGCGCCGAACCAGCACTACACCGTCTGGATGATCGACGGGAACGGCCACATCCGGAAGTCCCCGCCGCTCTGGGTCGCCCCCTGCCAGGAGACCGTCTGGGAGGTCGTCGAGGGCGCCGACGTGCTGTACCTCGACTGGTTCGCGGGCTTCGTCGACGCCCGCGCCTCGGCGTTCTACGGGGGCGCGCTGGCGTGGCTCCGTGGCAACGGGCTCACCACGGGCATCAGCCCCGGCGTCTACGCCCCGAACAACGCGAGCACGCGCGCCGAGGTCGTCACCTTCATGTGGCGGGTGCAGGGCGAGCCCGCCCGCAGCCGCCCGCACGGCTTCGTCGACGTCGTCGGCAACCCCTTCTACGAGCGGGCCCTGCGGTGGGCGGCGGCCGACGGCCTCACCACCGGCGTCGGCGGCTCGAACCGCTTCGACCCGAACGGCCAGGTCACCCGCGGCGAGCTCGTGACCTTCCTCCACCGCCTGGCAGGGCGGCCCGGCGGTCATCCGTCGACCGGCTTCGTCGACGTCCGCCCCGGGGCGTTCTACGACGCCGCCGTGCGCTGGGCCTCCGCTCGCGGGCTCACCACGGGCGTCGGCGGCTCCAACCGCTTCGAGCCCGATCGTCCCGTCACCCGGGCCGAGATCGCCGTGTTCCTCTGGCGGTTCAAGAACCAGCCCGCGCCGCCGAACCCGGGCGACGCCGTCAACTGCACCAGCTTCACGCGCTGGTCGGAGGCCAAGGCGTGGCACGACATCTACAGCCCCCGCTGGGGCGACGTCGCCGGTCTGCGCTCCGGCGGCACGGTGTGCCCGAGCCTGCCCGGTGCGCCGCTGCGCTAG
- the moaC gene encoding cyclic pyranopterin monophosphate synthase MoaC: protein MSDHGLTHLDPLGRARMVDVTPKEPSHRRALARARVFMQPETTSLVARGALSKGDVLSVARVAGIQAAKRASDLIPLCHPLLIGSVLVNFRIEDSYVEVEAQVETVDRTGVEMEAMTACSVAALTIYDMCKSVDRSMVIGDITLWEKTGGRSGTYRRAVEGDGTDPT, encoded by the coding sequence ATGTCCGACCACGGCCTGACCCACCTCGACCCCCTCGGCCGGGCGCGCATGGTCGACGTGACGCCCAAGGAGCCCTCGCACCGGCGGGCACTCGCCCGGGCCCGGGTGTTCATGCAGCCGGAGACGACGTCGCTCGTCGCCCGCGGTGCGCTGTCGAAGGGCGACGTGCTCTCGGTGGCCCGCGTCGCCGGCATCCAGGCGGCGAAGCGGGCCTCGGACCTCATCCCGCTCTGCCACCCGCTGCTCATCGGGTCGGTCCTCGTGAACTTCCGCATCGAGGACAGCTACGTCGAGGTCGAGGCGCAGGTGGAGACCGTCGACCGCACGGGCGTGGAGATGGAGGCGATGACCGCCTGCTCGGTCGCGGCGCTCACGATCTACGACATGTGCAAGTCGGTCGACCGCTCGATGGTCATCGGCGACATCACGCTCTGGGAGAAGACCGGCGGCCGGTCCGGGACCTACCGGCGGGCCGTCGAAGGGGACGGCACCGACCCGACGTGA
- a CDS encoding gluzincin family metallopeptidase, translating into MTERGGRAAGRSGRSALVVALAVLLVALSGGGAAAAPVRTQEDTTPGLRVESTTVYTVDLAGSVIRVTHDITLTNQTPDRVTGSTIEQYYFHAYATPVLSRSNGVTATGAGGRALGVTTEPIGGGLAELATIDLSPNLFYGNSQTIRLSYDLPGQPPRSGGISNVNPAFATMPLLAAADPGLGSVELRVPSGTDVEIVGEPLTPQGSADGFDRYRADAIADSSEWYSSVVVRDDDQLAERVVDFGPHTVRVQGWPGDDAWLDHTTRLVEEGFPLLEEAIGFAWDEDRRLTIVETVAPYLYGYAGWYEHARSLIEVGDELDEHVTLHEMAHAWFNHQLFRGRWINEAFADELSARVLVELGGEPVAPDPIDPSDPARAPLNGWETPAFDDPDSAATEAFGYNASWWLARALHDEIGAEAIAEVLRAADERRSPYPSGSTQDHLPTIADWRNLLDLLEEVGGSTGAEQLFRDHVVTPDQVEALDDRAAARATYADLLDEGDGWAPPAVLRDHMLRWEFDEATAVVDDVRDLLAARDDLADELRGIDLDVPEPLQRTFESADDLGELRDEMDAAEDAAGDLRQAVEARDDAGPLADVGLWFSDVDEEIEEARAAMDDGDWSGAEDGAASVADAVDGATTDGLVRLLGAVLVLVVLVGGALLLRRRVRRPPTAAGDDDETRDTGGNGHGVVASTGGS; encoded by the coding sequence GTGACCGAACGGGGCGGGCGGGCAGCCGGCAGGTCCGGGCGCAGCGCCCTCGTCGTCGCGCTCGCCGTCCTGCTCGTCGCGCTGAGCGGCGGTGGGGCCGCGGCCGCGCCGGTGCGCACCCAGGAGGACACGACGCCGGGCCTCCGGGTGGAGTCGACCACCGTCTACACCGTCGACCTCGCGGGCTCGGTCATCCGCGTCACCCACGACATCACGCTCACGAACCAGACGCCGGACCGCGTCACCGGATCGACGATCGAGCAGTACTACTTCCACGCCTACGCCACGCCGGTCCTGTCGCGGTCGAACGGCGTCACGGCCACCGGCGCGGGTGGCCGGGCGCTCGGCGTCACGACCGAGCCCATCGGTGGCGGGCTCGCCGAGCTGGCGACGATCGACCTCTCGCCCAACCTCTTCTACGGCAACAGCCAGACGATCCGGCTGTCCTACGACCTGCCCGGGCAGCCGCCCCGTAGCGGCGGCATCAGCAACGTGAACCCGGCGTTCGCCACCATGCCGCTGCTCGCTGCGGCCGATCCCGGTCTGGGGTCGGTCGAGCTCCGCGTGCCGTCGGGCACCGACGTCGAGATCGTCGGGGAGCCGCTCACCCCGCAGGGCTCGGCTGACGGGTTCGATCGGTACCGGGCGGACGCCATCGCCGACTCGTCCGAGTGGTACTCGAGCGTCGTCGTCCGCGACGACGACCAGCTCGCCGAGCGGGTCGTCGACTTCGGCCCGCACACCGTGCGCGTCCAGGGGTGGCCGGGTGACGACGCCTGGCTCGACCACACCACGAGGCTGGTCGAGGAGGGGTTCCCCCTGCTCGAGGAGGCGATCGGGTTCGCCTGGGACGAGGACCGGCGGCTGACGATCGTCGAGACCGTCGCGCCGTACCTCTACGGCTACGCCGGGTGGTACGAGCACGCCCGATCGCTCATCGAGGTCGGTGACGAGCTCGACGAGCACGTCACGCTCCACGAGATGGCCCATGCGTGGTTCAACCACCAGCTGTTCAGAGGTCGCTGGATCAACGAGGCCTTCGCCGACGAGCTCTCCGCCCGGGTGCTCGTCGAGCTCGGTGGGGAGCCTGTGGCGCCGGACCCCATCGATCCGTCCGACCCGGCCCGAGCGCCGCTCAACGGGTGGGAGACCCCGGCGTTCGACGACCCGGACAGCGCGGCCACCGAGGCGTTCGGCTACAACGCGTCGTGGTGGCTCGCCCGGGCGCTGCACGACGAGATCGGCGCCGAGGCGATCGCCGAGGTCCTGCGGGCGGCGGACGAGCGCCGCTCCCCGTACCCGTCGGGATCGACCCAGGACCACCTGCCGACCATCGCGGACTGGCGGAACCTCCTCGACCTGCTCGAGGAGGTCGGTGGCTCGACCGGCGCCGAGCAGCTGTTCCGGGACCACGTCGTCACCCCCGACCAGGTGGAGGCGCTCGACGACCGGGCCGCGGCACGCGCGACCTACGCCGACCTGCTCGACGAGGGTGACGGTTGGGCGCCGCCGGCCGTGCTGCGGGACCACATGCTGCGCTGGGAGTTCGACGAGGCCACCGCCGTCGTCGACGACGTCCGGGACCTCCTGGCGGCACGAGATGATCTGGCCGACGAGCTGCGGGGCATCGACCTCGACGTGCCCGAGCCGCTCCAGCGCACCTTCGAGTCCGCCGACGACCTGGGCGAGCTGCGCGACGAGATGGACGCCGCCGAGGACGCGGCCGGCGACCTCCGGCAGGCGGTCGAGGCGCGCGACGACGCCGGCCCGCTCGCCGACGTCGGGCTGTGGTTCTCCGACGTCGACGAGGAGATCGAGGAGGCACGCGCGGCCATGGACGACGGCGACTGGTCGGGGGCCGAGGACGGCGCGGCGTCGGTCGCCGATGCGGTCGACGGGGCCACCACCGACGGCCTCGTGCGCCTCCTCGGTGCGGTGCTGGTGCTGGTCGTCCTGGTCGGTGGCGCCCTCCTCCTCCGGCGGCGGGTCCGGCGTCCACCGACCGCCGCGGGAGACGACGACGAGACACGTGACACGGGTGGCAACGGTCACGGGGTTGTGGCATCGACGGGTGGTTCGTAG